The Guyparkeria halophila DNA window CGCCGTACCCGACAGCGGCAGGGAGTTGCTTGCCCCGGCCTGAGCCTTGGCGAAGGCCTCGCCGAATTCGCGGCCGACCCCCATGACCTCGCCGGTGGACTTCATCTCCGGGCCGAGCAGCGGGTCGACGCCGGCGAACTTGATGAACGGGAACACCGCCTCCTTGACCGAGTAGAACGGCGGAATACGCTCGGCGGTGATCCCCTGGCGCTTGAGGCTGACACCGGCCATCGTGCGGGCGGCTACCTGCGCCAACGGCACGCCGACCGCCTTCGAGACGAACGGCACGGTCCGAGACGCGCGTGGGTTGACCTCGATGATGAAGATCTCGTCGCCCTGGATCGCGACCTGGGTGTTCATCAGGCCGACGACGTTCAGCTCGCGCGCCATGGCCTTGATCTGTTCGCGGACACGATCCTGCACGGACCGCGGCACCGTGTACGGCGGCAGCGAGCAGGCCGAATCACCCGAGTGCACACCGGCCATCTCGATGTGTTCCATCAGACCGCCGATCACCACGTCCTCGCCATCACAGACGGCGTCAATATCCATCTCGGTGGCGTCATCGAGGAACCGATCGAGCAGGACCGGCGACTCGTTGGAGACCTTGACCGCATCGCGGATATAGCGCTTGAGGCCGTCCTCGTCGTGGACGATCTCCATCGCGCGGCCACCCAGCACGTAGGAGGGGCGCACCACCAGCGGGTAGCCGATCTCGGCCGCCAGGTGAATGGCCTGGTCGGCCGATTTGGCGGTGCGGTTGGGCGGCTGCTTGAGATCCAGCTTGTGGATCATGTCCTGGAACCGCTCGCGGTCCTCGGCGCGATCAATCGCATCCGGCGTGGTGCCGATGATCGGTGCACCGGCCTTTTCCAGATCGCGTGCCAGCTTGAGCGGCGTCTGACCGCCGAACTGCACCACGACGCCACGCGGCTGCTCGATCTCGATGATCTCGAGCACGTCCTCGAGCGTCAGGGACTCGAAGTACAGCCGGTCGGAGATGTCGTAGTCGGTCGAGACCGTCTCGGGGTTGCAGTTGACCATGATGGTCTCGTAACCGTCCTCGCGCAGGGCGAGCGCGGCGTGAACGCAGCAATAGTCGAACTCGATCCCCTGACCGATGCGGTTGGGCCCGCCGCCCAGGATCATGATCTTGTCGCGATTGGACGGCTCGGCCTCGCAGAACGGCTCGTAGGTCGAGTACATGTAGGCCGTGGAGGTCGGGAACTCCGCCGCACAGGTATCGACCCGCTTGTAGACCGGGCGCACACCCAGGGCGTGGCGGTGCTTGCGCACGGTGCTTTCGGTCTCGTCGAGCAGCTTGGCCAGCCGCGCGTCCGAGAAACCCAGACGCTTGAGCTGGTACATCTGCCCGGTGCCCATTTCCTTGAGCCGCCCGCCACGCAGTGATTCCTCGGTCCGCACCAGGTGTTCGATCTGCCGGAGGAACCACGGATCGATGAACGAGTGACGGTGAATGCGCTCGAGGTCGAAGCCATGGCGGAAGGCGTCGGCGACATACCAGAGCCGATCGGCACCCGGCGAGTGCAGCTCGCGCACCAGCCGATCCTCGATGTCGTCGTCGGACAGGCTGCCTTCCAGCACCTCGTCCAGGCCGTCCCGCCCGATTTCCAGGCCACGCAGCCCCTTCTGCAGGGATTCGCTGAACGTCCGGCCGATCGACATCACCTCGCCTACCGACTTCATCTGCGTCGTGAGGCGGTCGTTGGCCGCCGGGAACTTCTCGAAGGTGAAACGCGGGATCTTGGTGACCACGTAGTCGATGGTCGGCTCGAACGAGGCCGGGGTCGCGCCACTGGTGATGTCGTTCTTCAACTCGTCGAGCGTGTAGCCGATGGCGAGCTTGGCGGCGACCTTGGCGATCGGGAAACCGGTGGCCTTGGAAGCGAGCGCGGACGAACGCGACACCCGCGGATTCATCTCGATGACGATCATGTCGCCGTTCGCCGGGTTGACCGCGAACTGCACGTTCGAGCCACCGGTTTCCACCCCGATCTTGCGCAGCACCGCGAGCGAGGCGTTGCGCATCACCTGATATTCCTTGTCGGTCAGGGTCTGTGCCGGGGCGACCGTGATCGAGTCACCCGTGTGCACGCCCATCGGATCAAGGTTCTCGATCGAGCAGATGATGATGGAGTTGTCGTTCTTGTCGCGCACGACCTCCATCTCGTATTCCTTCCAGCCGAGCACCGACTGTTCGATCAACAACTCGTTGGTCGGCGAGAGGTCCAGCCCGCGACGAACCAGTTCCTCGTATTCCTCGCGGTTGTAGGCGATGCCGCCCCCGGTGCCGCCCATGGTGAACGACGGGCGAATGATCGCCGGAAAGCCGATCTCGACCTGCGCGGCTACCGCGGCATCGAAGGTATGCACCACGGTCGAGAGCGGGGTCGACAGGCCGATCTCGGTCATCGCGTCCTTGAAGCGGTCGCGGTCCTCGGCCATGTCGATGGCGTCCTGGCTCGCGCCGATCAGCTCGCAGCCGAACCGGTCGAGCACGCCGTGCCGGTAGAGATCCAATGCGCAGTTGAGCGCGGTCTGACCGCCCATGGTCGGCAGGACGGCATCCGGCCGCTCCTTTTCGATGATGGCACCGACGGCCTCCCAGGTGATCGGCTCGATGTAGGTCGCATCGGCCATCTCCGGGTCGGTCATGATGGTCGCCGGGTTCGAGTTGATCAGGATGACCCGCAGGCCCTCCTCGCGCAGCGCCTTGCAGGCCTGGGCACCGGAATAGTCGAACTCGCAGGCCTGACCGATCACGATCGGCCCCGCGCCGATGATCAACACACTTTGAATATCGTTTCTCTTTGGCATGCTCGACTCACCTGCCAGCCGCGGCTGGGCAGTTGGTTGTTCTGGAAAGGCGGCTCAGCGACGGGCGTCGATGCTCTCGACGAACTGATCGAACAGCAGGTCGAGGTCATGCGGCCCGGGACTCGCCTCGGGGTGGCCCTGGAAGCTGAAGGCCGGACAGTCGGTACGACGGATGCCCTGCAGGCTGCCGTCGAACAGAGACCGATGCGTGGCCTCGAGATGGGCCGGCAGGCTGTCCTCCTCGACCGCGAAGCCGTGGTTCTGGCTGGAGATCAGCACACGCTTGCTGGCGATATCCTGGACCGGGTGGTTCGCACCATGGTGGCCGAACTTCATCTTGCTGGTCTTCGCACCGCTGGCCAGTGCCAGCAGCTGGTGCCCCAGGCAGATGCCGAACAGGGGGATGCCGGTCTCGAGAACGCGCTCGATGTCACCGATCGCCTTGGTGCAGGCGGCCGGATCGCCGGGGCCATTGCCGACCAGGATGCCGTCGGGCTTGGCCGCCAACAGCTCATCGACCGGCGTATCGGCCGGGAACAGCGTGATGCGGCAACCGCGATCGACCAGTTTTCTGAGGATGTTCTGCTTGAAGCCGTAGTCGTAGGCGACGACGTGCCGGGATGGTTCGGGACGGGCCGAGCCATCCACCCACCAGGAGCCCTCGGCCCATTCGCGCACCGCTCGGGTGCCGACTTCGGGGATCAGGTCCATGCCGGCCAGCCCCGCGAAGGCCTGTGCCTTCTCGACCGCGGCGGTCGCGTCAAGATCGTCGCCGGCCACGATGCAGCCCTTCATGGCCCCCTGGTCGCGCAGGCGCCGTGTCAGCTCACGGGTGTCGATCTCGGCGATGGCGACCACGCCATGCTCGCGGCAGTACGTTTCGAGAGACTGTTCGCCGCGCCAGGAACTCATCTGGCCGGAATCGCGGACCACGAGACCGGCGACGTGTACCGCGTCGGATTCGGCGTCTTCGGCATTGGTGCCGACATTGCCGATGTGCGGGTACGTGAGGGTCACGATCTGACGGCAGTAGGACGGGTCCGTGAGAATCTCCTGATAGCCCGTCATCGCGGTGTTGAACACCACCTCGCCCACCGACTCGCCATCGGCCCCGATGGAGGTGCCGTAAAAAACGCTCCCGTCTTCAAGAGCCAGGAGCGCCGTGTTGGCCGGGAGCCCGGTGTTCGCGTCTGAGACCGTGCTATCCAAGAACTTTCCCCCACAGAATTGTCGTGTCGCCCCGCCCGAGTTGGCGCTGGCCGCCGAGGCAGCCGGCGCCCCTCGGTTTCGGGGCGCAATTATGACTGAAACGCCCCGATGCTGTCCACGGCACAAGGCGTCTGATCGGGGCGTTCACCGAGCCACCCTCACCCGGTTTGCCGCCAAATCAGACCGGCTTGAGACCCAAAACATGGCTCATGTCGTACAGCCCGGCGGGCTTGTCGGCCACCCACTGAGCCGCCCGAACGGCGCCCTTGGCGAAGGTCATCCGGCTGGAGGCCTTGTGGGTGATCTCAACCCGCTCGCCGATGCCGGCGAACAGCACCGTGTGGTCGCCGACCACGTCGCCGCCCCGGATCGTCGAGAAGCCGATGGTTTCCGCGGGCCGCTCACCCGTGATGCCTTCACGACCGTAGATAGCGACCTGCTGCAAGTCGCGGTCGAGCGAGTCGGCCACCGCCTCGCCCAGGCGCAAGGCCGTGCCGGACGGCGCATCGACCTTGTGACGGTGGTGAGCCTCGATGATTTCGACGTCGTAGTCATCTCCCAGCATCGAGGCGACCTGACCGAGCACCTGAAGCAGCACGTTGATGCCGATGCTCATGTTGGGGGCGAAAACGATCGGAATATCGCGGGCAGCGGCCTGCAGCGTTTCCTTTTGCGCCTCGGAGAGCCCCGTGGTGCCGATCACGATCGCCCGCCCGGCCTCTCGACAGATTTCGAGATGACGCATCGTGGCATCAATCGAGGTGAAGTCGATCAACACGTCGAAGTCATCGCCATGACCGGCCAGATCGGCGACCACCGGCACGCCGATCTGGCCGATCCCGGCGATCTGTCCCGCATCCTGGCCGATCAACGGACTGCCACTGCGAGCGAACGCCGCGCCCATCTGTGTCTGACCGCCCTGGTGTGCCGCCTCGATCAAGCGACGCCCCATGCGGCCGTTGGCGCCAACAATCCCGACTCGTGTGCTCATGATCTTCTGTCCGATTCTCTGGGTTTAGGTTGCGATGGGTTCTGGTTGCGAATGCGGCGAAGTCTACCAACCCGCATGGTTAGAGCTTGAAAAAGCCGGCCCGATAGTGGGACAGCTCGGCCACCGACCCCCGAATGTCGTCCATTGCCTGGTGATTGGAGTTCTTGCGGTAACCGGCCAACACCTCGGGCTGCCAGCGGCGTGCCAGTTCCTTGATGGTGGAGACATCGAGGTTGCGGTAGTGGAAATACGCCTCCAGCTCCGGCATCAACCGGGCAAGAAAGCGCCGATCCTGGCAAATGCTGTTGCCGCACATCGGCGACTTCCCTTCCGGGACGTACTGGCGGAGAAAGTCCAGCGTTCGGGTCTCGCCGCAACGCAGGTCACAGTCGCTTTGCCGCACGCGTTCGATCAGCCCGCTCTGACCATGCACCCGCTGGTTCCACTCGTCCATACCGGCGAGTTTCGCCTCGGGCTGGTGAATGGCGACCACCGGTCCCTCGGCAAGCACGTTCAGGTGCTTGTCGGTCACCAGGGTGGCAATCTCGATAATGGTGTCTCGGACCGGATCGAGCCCGGTCATCTCGAGATCGATCCAGATCAGATTGTCTTCCGGGGCGTGCATGGACTCTCTCCTTTTGATGGCAACCGTGGCAAGCGAGGCGCCGAGAAGCCTAGCACGTCAATGCAAGCGCGCAGGCGCGCTGCACCCATTCCACCCTGCCCGCAGGCCGATGGTGTCCGCTATACTGGCCGCCGGTTCATCCATCCTCGATGGCAGGCACCACCTACCATCGAATTGTCCGGATTTCGCCCTTCATGCCCGAACTCACTGACATTGATCGCCAGGAAGAGCTTGATTCGCTGATCCACGAGATCCGCGACACGCTCTCCGAGGAGACGAGAACCGGTCTGGGCAGCGAGGAAGGGGAAGGATTCGCCCCCCTGTCGGATCTGGCCAAGCATGATCTGGCGCAGCTGGCGCAAAAGATCGAACGACTCCATGCCGCCGACGTGGCCAAGGTGCTCGAATCCCTGCCGCAGGACGAGCGCCTGGTCATCTGGGATCTGGTTCACTCCGATCGCGACGGCGAGGTGTTGCTCGAGGTCTCGGATTCGGTCCGGGACACCCTGATCGAGGTGATGGACCGCGAGGAGATCCTCAACGCCGCCTCCACGCTCGATACCGACGAACTCGCCGACCTGGCCCCCGATCTCCCCGAAGGAATGATGCAGGACGTCTTCACCGCCCTGCCAATCGACGATCGCGAGAAGCTGCGCTTCGTCATGTCCTACGACGAGGACACCATCGGCGCGCTGATGGACTTCGACCTGGTCACCGTACGGGGCGACGTCACCATCGAGGTCGCCCTTCGCTACCTGCGGCGGATGGATTCCCTGCCCGATCACACCGACAAGCTGTTCGTCACCGATCGCGACGGCTTGTTCGAGGGCGTGATCCATTTGAAAACACTGCTGCTCAACGACCCGGAAACCGTGGTGGCCGACGTGATGGAAGCCGATGCGGTGCGATTTCACCCCGAGGACAAGGCGCGTGATGGCGCGGATGCCTTCGAGCGTTACGACCTGGTCAGTGCCCCGGTGGTCGACGAGGTCGACCGATTGGTCGGCCGGGTCACGATCGACGCGGTGGTCGACTTCATTCGCGAGTCTTCCGACGAGGAGCGACTCTCCCAGGTGGGCCTGAGCGAGGAAGAGGACATCTTCGCCCCAGTGCGCAAGTCGGTGAAGAACCGTGCCCCCTGGCTGGCCGTGAATCTCGTCACCGCGATCGTCGCCGCCCAGGTCATTGGCCTGTTCGAGGGCTCGATCCAGGAGCTGGTGGCGCTGGCCGTCCTGATGCCGATCGTTGCCGGCATGGGCGGTAACGTCGGCAACCAGACCATCACCATGATCGTGCGGGAACTGGCTTTCCGGAAGCTCGGTGGCGGCGATATCCGCCTGCTCTACGGCAAGGAGCTCAAGGTCGCGTTGATCAACGGCATCGTCTGGGGCGGGATCCTCGGCCTGGTCACCTTCCTGATGTACCAGAATCCCGGGGTGTCCGCGGTCATGGTCGCGGCGGTAAGCCTCAACTTCCTGAGTGCGGCGTTCTTCGGTGTCACGATCCCCATCCTGCGCACCCGAATGGGCCGCGACCCGGCGCTGGGCAGCGCGGTGATGATCACGGCGATTACCGACTCGGGCGGTTTCTTCATCTTCCTGGGGCTCGCCACCCTCTTCCTGCTCTGAGCGAGGCCGGGTATTTCATGACATCCACGCCCCGTCGCTTGCCGCCTGTCCACCGGATATCCTGCGCGATCATCACGCCGATACATGAAACGTCGGGGCTAGCGGCATGACGCGGAAGATTCGTCTGAGCAAGCAGCAACAACGCCACATCGACCGCCGACGGCGAGTCGACGACCAGACGGATACCTCGCTGGCCCCCGGAATCGTGGTGACCCATCACGGTCACGACCTGCTGATCGAGGACAGCGATCACCAACTCCACCGCGGTCGGGCCCGACGGACAGTAGGTCGCCTGACCACCGGCGATCGCATCCGCTGGCATTGTGACGAGCAGGGCAACGTGATGATCGAGCAGCGCGAGGATCGTCGCAACCTGCTGATCCGTCCCGATGCCTACGGCAAGAAGAAAATGATGGCCGCCAACATCGATCAGGTGCTGGTCATCACCTCGGTGCTGCCCTGGATGAATCCCGACGTGGTCGAACGCACCCTGGTGGCCGTTTTTGCCCTGCCGGCCACGCCGGTGATCGTGCTCAACAAGGCCGACCTCCTGCCCGGTCTGGCAGCCGACGAGCGCCGCGCCATCGAGGGAAACATCGCCCTGTGGGAATCGCTGGGGTTCGAGGTCATTCGCACCTCGGTGAAGTCCGGCGAGGGCATCGAGCTGCTGCGTGCCCGGCTCCACGAGCAGGTCACGCTGATGGTGGGGTTGTCCGGGGTGGGCAAAACGTCCTTGTCACGGGAGGTCACCCCCAGTGCCGATCAGGCGGCCATCGGCGAAATATCGACGTTCAACCGCGAAGGCACCCACACCACGCGCGCCAGCACGCTCTACCGGTTTCCGGATGGCGACGGCGGGCTGATCGACGCCCCCGGTGTGCGGGATTTCCCGGTCGAGGAGGTGCCCTCAACCGCGCTGGAAGACGGCTTCCCCGAGATACACGCCGCCTCGGCTTACTGCCGTTTCAATGACTGTCGTCACATCAACGAACCCGGGTGCGCGGTGCGGGCGGCCGTGGCCGACGGCGACATCCTCGAACGCCGGCTCGAGCAGTATCAGGCAATGCGCTAGGAAACCGCTGCACGATTCGATGGCGCCTCTGGCTGGCGGGTTTGTTCGCAATCAAGGCGCCGTGCCGAAGGCGGGCTCATTGCCCGGCGAGGGTCGGCAACGCCGAGTGCGGGCAAACCCGCGAGCCCCATTCGGGCGGGCCGCCAAGGACCCATTTGCGGCGTTGCACTCCTTGTGAAGGCCCCTGCGGCGAACTGCGCCTTGCAACTGGGCCCTTGGCGGCCCGCAGAGACGCTATCGAATCGTGCAGCGGTTCCCCAGGTGAACGGCTGAACCCAGGGCGGTTACCCAGGGCGGTTACCCAAGGCGATTACCTAGGGCAATTGCCCAGGGCGGTTACTGAACTCAGGCCGGTTCGGTTCAGCCCGGGGGCCACTGCATCGCGCGCCCGCCGAGCAGGTGCAGGTGTAG harbors:
- the orn gene encoding oligoribonuclease — its product is MHAPEDNLIWIDLEMTGLDPVRDTIIEIATLVTDKHLNVLAEGPVVAIHQPEAKLAGMDEWNQRVHGQSGLIERVRQSDCDLRCGETRTLDFLRQYVPEGKSPMCGNSICQDRRFLARLMPELEAYFHYRNLDVSTIKELARRWQPEVLAGYRKNSNHQAMDDIRGSVAELSHYRAGFFKL
- the dapB gene encoding 4-hydroxy-tetrahydrodipicolinate reductase, encoding MSTRVGIVGANGRMGRRLIEAAHQGGQTQMGAAFARSGSPLIGQDAGQIAGIGQIGVPVVADLAGHGDDFDVLIDFTSIDATMRHLEICREAGRAIVIGTTGLSEAQKETLQAAARDIPIVFAPNMSIGINVLLQVLGQVASMLGDDYDVEIIEAHHRHKVDAPSGTALRLGEAVADSLDRDLQQVAIYGREGITGERPAETIGFSTIRGGDVVGDHTVLFAGIGERVEITHKASSRMTFAKGAVRAAQWVADKPAGLYDMSHVLGLKPV
- the carA gene encoding glutamine-hydrolyzing carbamoyl-phosphate synthase small subunit, which codes for MDSTVSDANTGLPANTALLALEDGSVFYGTSIGADGESVGEVVFNTAMTGYQEILTDPSYCRQIVTLTYPHIGNVGTNAEDAESDAVHVAGLVVRDSGQMSSWRGEQSLETYCREHGVVAIAEIDTRELTRRLRDQGAMKGCIVAGDDLDATAAVEKAQAFAGLAGMDLIPEVGTRAVREWAEGSWWVDGSARPEPSRHVVAYDYGFKQNILRKLVDRGCRITLFPADTPVDELLAAKPDGILVGNGPGDPAACTKAIGDIERVLETGIPLFGICLGHQLLALASGAKTSKMKFGHHGANHPVQDIASKRVLISSQNHGFAVEEDSLPAHLEATHRSLFDGSLQGIRRTDCPAFSFQGHPEASPGPHDLDLLFDQFVESIDARR
- the rsgA gene encoding ribosome small subunit-dependent GTPase A; translated protein: MTRKIRLSKQQQRHIDRRRRVDDQTDTSLAPGIVVTHHGHDLLIEDSDHQLHRGRARRTVGRLTTGDRIRWHCDEQGNVMIEQREDRRNLLIRPDAYGKKKMMAANIDQVLVITSVLPWMNPDVVERTLVAVFALPATPVIVLNKADLLPGLAADERRAIEGNIALWESLGFEVIRTSVKSGEGIELLRARLHEQVTLMVGLSGVGKTSLSREVTPSADQAAIGEISTFNREGTHTTRASTLYRFPDGDGGLIDAPGVRDFPVEEVPSTALEDGFPEIHAASAYCRFNDCRHINEPGCAVRAAVADGDILERRLEQYQAMR
- the mgtE gene encoding magnesium transporter, which gives rise to MPELTDIDRQEELDSLIHEIRDTLSEETRTGLGSEEGEGFAPLSDLAKHDLAQLAQKIERLHAADVAKVLESLPQDERLVIWDLVHSDRDGEVLLEVSDSVRDTLIEVMDREEILNAASTLDTDELADLAPDLPEGMMQDVFTALPIDDREKLRFVMSYDEDTIGALMDFDLVTVRGDVTIEVALRYLRRMDSLPDHTDKLFVTDRDGLFEGVIHLKTLLLNDPETVVADVMEADAVRFHPEDKARDGADAFERYDLVSAPVVDEVDRLVGRVTIDAVVDFIRESSDEERLSQVGLSEEEDIFAPVRKSVKNRAPWLAVNLVTAIVAAQVIGLFEGSIQELVALAVLMPIVAGMGGNVGNQTITMIVRELAFRKLGGGDIRLLYGKELKVALINGIVWGGILGLVTFLMYQNPGVSAVMVAAVSLNFLSAAFFGVTIPILRTRMGRDPALGSAVMITAITDSGGFFIFLGLATLFLL
- the carB gene encoding carbamoyl-phosphate synthase large subunit, which translates into the protein MPKRNDIQSVLIIGAGPIVIGQACEFDYSGAQACKALREEGLRVILINSNPATIMTDPEMADATYIEPITWEAVGAIIEKERPDAVLPTMGGQTALNCALDLYRHGVLDRFGCELIGASQDAIDMAEDRDRFKDAMTEIGLSTPLSTVVHTFDAAVAAQVEIGFPAIIRPSFTMGGTGGGIAYNREEYEELVRRGLDLSPTNELLIEQSVLGWKEYEMEVVRDKNDNSIIICSIENLDPMGVHTGDSITVAPAQTLTDKEYQVMRNASLAVLRKIGVETGGSNVQFAVNPANGDMIVIEMNPRVSRSSALASKATGFPIAKVAAKLAIGYTLDELKNDITSGATPASFEPTIDYVVTKIPRFTFEKFPAANDRLTTQMKSVGEVMSIGRTFSESLQKGLRGLEIGRDGLDEVLEGSLSDDDIEDRLVRELHSPGADRLWYVADAFRHGFDLERIHRHSFIDPWFLRQIEHLVRTEESLRGGRLKEMGTGQMYQLKRLGFSDARLAKLLDETESTVRKHRHALGVRPVYKRVDTCAAEFPTSTAYMYSTYEPFCEAEPSNRDKIMILGGGPNRIGQGIEFDYCCVHAALALREDGYETIMVNCNPETVSTDYDISDRLYFESLTLEDVLEIIEIEQPRGVVVQFGGQTPLKLARDLEKAGAPIIGTTPDAIDRAEDRERFQDMIHKLDLKQPPNRTAKSADQAIHLAAEIGYPLVVRPSYVLGGRAMEIVHDEDGLKRYIRDAVKVSNESPVLLDRFLDDATEMDIDAVCDGEDVVIGGLMEHIEMAGVHSGDSACSLPPYTVPRSVQDRVREQIKAMARELNVVGLMNTQVAIQGDEIFIIEVNPRASRTVPFVSKAVGVPLAQVAARTMAGVSLKRQGITAERIPPFYSVKEAVFPFIKFAGVDPLLGPEMKSTGEVMGVGREFGEAFAKAQAGASNSLPLSGTAFISVRKQDYKGMLPVAKALVEWGFSLVATRGTARFLDENGLAVTMVNKVTEGRPNVVDMIKNREIAMIVNTTSNSQQSRSDSYEIRREALHYRIPYFTTLAGAEAMALALKYLHQPVTVNRLQDLHQECVA